The Bubalus bubalis isolate 160015118507 breed Murrah chromosome 2, NDDB_SH_1, whole genome shotgun sequence genome includes the window TTCTACTTGAGATACCtacattttggggggctccaaaatcactgcagatggtgactgtagccatgaaattaaaagacgcttactcttggaagaaaagaccaacctagatagcatattcaaaagcagagacattactttgccaacaaaggtccatctagtcaaggctatggtttttccagtggtcatgtatggatgtgagagttggactgtgaaaaaagctgagcaccgaagaattgatgcttttgaactgtagtgttggagaagactcttgagagtcccttggacttcaaggagatccaaccagtccattgtaaaggagatcagccctcggtgttctttggaaggaatgatgctaaagctgaaactccagtactttggccacctcatgcgaagagttgactcattggaaaagactctgatgctgggagggattgcgggcaggaggaagaggggacgacagaggattagatggctggatggcatcaccaactcgatggacgtgaatttgagtgaactccaggagatggtgttggacagggaggcctggcgcgccgcgattcatggggtcacaaggattcggacaggactgagcaacttaactgaactgaactgaatacttagatttattgttttattttattgcacTCCATGgatactgttttttttgttgttgttacaaaaTTGTAATGTTGTTACAACCTTGAAGGTCTGTGACTACCTGGCACAAGGTCTAACTAAGCAAGCCTGTCAGctccattttcccaacagcatttgccTACTTTGAATCACCTGTCACATACTggtaattctcacagtatttaaaaattttccagtactttatatttgttatggtgacctgtgatcagtgatctttgttgCTATTACTACAGCTCACTGAAGAGTTCAGATGATAGTTAgcatttttttagcaataaagtatttttaattaaggcacATACATGTACATCCATAATACTATTGTACACGTAATAGATTACAATAGAGTGTACATATAACATTTACATGCACTGGGAACCAAGttttcatgtgacttgctttattgtcaTATCATCTTTATGGTGGTGGACTGgaaacccacaatatctctgaggtctgcctgtattGGCATGttctgaaaagaaatcaaaagaaaatacttgagaatttTTCCTTTATCTTAACATTAATGATTATTTTTACATCACTAAGATCTCGTGGACCACCACACTTAAACTGTTATACCTTTGTggtaattttgtgtgtgtgccctgctaagtcatttcagttgtgtcccactgtttgtaaacctatggactgtagctcaccaggctcctctgcccatggaactctccagacaagaatactggagtggatagccattcccttctccagtggattttcctgacccagggatcaaatccgagtctcccgcattgcaggcagattgcttactgtctgagctatcagggaagcctgattaaTAGGAAGGAGAACTCAATTCAAAACATTATTATGGTGAGAAAAACAATCAAAACTTTTATCACACCCTTCTCTGTTCATAGCCTGATTTTTCTACACTATCAGAATATCTTGGTGTTAACATAAGTACATAAAAATTAATGATCATCCTCCATGCCTCTCATCTTCCTACCAGCTATCAGTAAATAATGAAAGTTGAGTGTTCAAAATACATCCAGAATCTAACTGCTTCTCCTATCCCCACCATTATTACCCTTGTCTAGGCTTCCATGAATTCTCATCCAAAAGATTATAAGGAAATTCTAATTTCATCCTTGCTCCCCTACTCTCTGTTCTCAACACAGTAACATTGTGATTCTTTCACCACAGAAGTCAAGTCAAGTCAGTTCTTCATTCAAATGCCCCATATCATACTAATCACCCAGAGTAAGTAAGTGCTGAAAGCCTTCAGCCAAACAACAGAATGCCCATGACATGACTATCATCAACTTTCTGCCCTTATCTCCTGCCACCCGCTTCATTACTCACTGAGCTCCAGGCACATGGGACATCTTACTGGAACAACACTCTATACCAATACTCTTTCATTCTCTGTCAGTTCTACATAAAAAGCTTTATTGTCACATATTTGCATGACTCACTTCCCTATTTCCTTTGGCATTCTGCTCAAATGTCATTTCTTAAAGAAGATTTCATAGACCCAATCTTACAAAAGAGTGCCCACTGGCACATGCTCATTCTGTGTTTTATCTTCTGAAAGACATATGCGTTAACTTGTTCATCTTATCTTTGCAAaccttttcaaatgaaaaagatCCATGTCCTCATGTCAGGTACTCGTGGATCTTTTCCAAGGTAGTATCCTCTGCAAATTGAACACTGCTTGCTGAAAGATATATttcaagtgaatgaatgactaatGAAGAGTAATTGGAATCATATATGTGAAGAGCACAGTTACAAATGGAACAAATTCtgataggaaaagaaaattcaagaaatgtatcaaaagtattaaaatgagaaataaatgtcataaACATAAAAtggagttttgatttttttctagtgCTGCCAATGATTTTCTTTAggcagcttcagtttcctcccaAACACTCTGCTCAGAGCCAACTTCACTTCCTTATTCCTAAGGGTGTATATCAATGGATTCAGCAATGAAGTGACAGTGGTGTGTATGACAGCCACATGCCGCTCCTGTATTACAGAGGTGGCAGAGGTTGGGGAGATGTAAGTGAGCCCCACAGTTCCATAAAACAGAGATACCACCATTAAATGGGAGGCACATGTGGACAGAGCCTTGTGGAGCACACGACAGGTATGGTTCTTAAACAGAAGGAAGCTGATAATATACAAGTAGGagaggaaagtgaagaagcaTGGTACCATAGCTAAGCTGCCAGTGACAATAAAAATGAGCCACTGATTGAGCCGAATGTCACCACAAGCCAACTCTAAGAGAGGCTTCACATCACAAAAGAAGTGATTGAGTTTCAGAGGGTGGCAAAAGTTCAGACGTGCAGTCATGACAGAATGCATCAGAGCATAAAAGAAGCTGGTGATCCAGGCCATGGctgccaagagaatacacatCTTAAGGTTCATGAAAACAGTGTAGCGAAGTGGATAACAGATGGCCACAAATCGGTCAAATCCCATAATGGCCAGCAAGATGGACTCAGTACAGCCCAGAAAGTGGAAGAAGTGTAGCTGAGTGATGCAGCCCAGGAAAGACACGGCCTTGTGAGCAGAGAGGAGGTTTGCCATTAGTATGGGCAGTGTCACTGAAGAATAGCAGATATCCAGACAAGaaagatttcccaggaaaaaatacataggGGAGTAGAGTCTTGGCTCCGAGATGACAACCACTAATATGGACCCGTTTCCAAACAGATCGATCATGTATATAATCAGGAGGGTCATAAAGAGAACAGGCTGCAGCTCCTGAGTGGAGGTCAGTTCCAGCAGGAGAAACTCATTCACTGTGGTAACGTTCTCCATCGCTCTGAGGAGGAGTGATAACAGTTAGTAAAGCTGCTCTAGTAGACTGTATGGGTTAAATGAAGCAAGTTCATCATCTGAAAGTATATAAGGATGATCTATGGTGAGTAAAATGGTTAGAAATGCTAGAATTAAATTCACTTGCAACataattaaggacagaaatttgTGATAAATTCTGAGTCAGTGTGATATATGTGATACATAGAACTAAGAAATATATTTAGGATGCTGAGTTAAACCCATAAAGCAGCTCATATAGAATAAAAGCAGATATTCAGTGAATACAGTAAGAGAACAAGACTCAATTTTAGCCTCATTGCAGCATTAAAATTAATGTATCTAAAAAGAATCTTgtcagaaatatttataaaaatttatttctgggtATAGATAGAAGTTTAGCAATAGTCCtaaatatcttcttttaaaaaagagtaggTTCTCCACAACCTAAACCTTTGTAAAACtagaagacattttttaaaatccacaaaCTTCAAATCATATGTAGGCAGAGGGAATACAAATCAGCAGAATTGGTGTCAGCGTCAGAAGAAGGCATCGCAGCAACAGGGCTATTTATGCAGGAAAATCCCAAAATACCAAGCTGTTTAACAGCAACAGAATATCGAAAACAGCAAAAAATTCAGTCTCAGAAAAAAGTACCTTACACTGAGAGTGAATTTCTCCGGAATATCAGAAAAGAGCAAGTCAATGTGCTTGTAATGATGGAATGCAGAAAAAAGTACATTACTACAGAGGCAGTAAGAATGTTGCAATACAAGAGGGGACCAATGAGCCAAGAATCTAGGGAAAATATCCTATCCCTTTTTCCATAAACCTCCTGCTGATAACTTGCCCCCCAAATTCAACTTTTTcatagataaacaataaatatgaGAACTTCTGCATCTACATGAAAgcacaataagaaaaaaacagatagaTAGAAAATCGTGATTTcttaatcaaatatatttcttcagaaaaaaatatttaaagtgaaacAGAAAACTTCAGCACAATATTCCTAAGTGAAGCTACTAAAACTATAACAtaacttttaatgaaaaaatatacacatattcaaaacagaatttcaaattaaaacactgctgctgttgctgctgctaaatcgcttcagtcatgcccgactctgtgcgaccccatagacggcagcccaccaggctcccctgtccctgggattctcaaggcaagaacactggagtgggttgccatttccttctccaatgcatgagagtgaaaagtgaaagtgaagtcgctcagtcgtgttcgactctcagcgaccccatggactgtagcccaccaggctcctccatccatgggattttccaggcaagagtactggagtggggtgccattgccttctctgaattaaaaCACAATGATATGCTATTTTGATGAAGATTAAAATGTTTGAGACATTATATTTGCCTGAGGGTGGTAAAATACACACAGATGAGGATGTCAGTTGATTTAATCTCTAACAAATATTTTAGCAATAACTATTAAAAATCTCACACTCAAAGCAATTCCACTTTCTAGATTGTCCTTCAGATGTGTTTGTAAACGTCAAAAATTGTGTATTTGCCATGatgcaaggaaatggcaacccactccagtgttcttgcctggagaatcgcaggcacggatgggctgccgtttctggggtcgcacagagtcggacacgactgaagcgacttagcagtagtagcagtagcagcatacgaAAGATTGCAAACAAACTAAATGACCATATGGGACTAGTTAAATAATTTTCAgtacatcagttcagctcagttcagttgctcagtcatgtccgactctgtgcgaccccgtgaatcgcagcacgccaggcctccctgtccatcaccaactcccggagttcactcagactcacatccatcgagtcagtgatgccatccagccatctcatcctctgtcgtctccttctcctcctgcccccaatccctcccagcatcagagtcttttccaatgagtcaactctttgcatgagatggccaaagtactggagtttcagctttagcatcattccttccagagaaatcccagggctgatctccttcagaatggactggttggatctccttgcagtccaagggactctcaagagtcttctccaacaccacagttcaaaagcatcaattcttcggtgctcagctttcttcacagtccaactctcacatccatacatgaccacaggaaaaaccatagccttgactagacgaacctttgtcggcaaagtaatgtctctgcttttgaatatgctatctaggttggtcataactttccttccaaggagtaagcgtcttttaatttcataggaaATAGTAAAACAAGGCAGCTCTTTATATACTGTTTTTCATCTCGCACAAAAAAACACTCACAAGTACACAGGTAGAGATGCATATGTGCTGCTATATCTACTTCATACAAAAGATGCATGATTAAACAGATTAAGAAAATCAAAGCTTTTCCAACTAAGAAATTGTGCCATAAACCCACTTGTTCCCCCCTATAGTTTTGACAAATTATATTCAAAGAGATTCCCCAGCTACTCTCACTCACCCTTTCTAATGGTTTCAATTTCCttctataaaacacacacatacacaaaacaccaaaaaaaaaaaaaaaaacaacccacacaTTTGTacacatacaaaaacaaaaaccttcctTCTTACCTATTCTCTTATGTTCTACCTACTGACTGTGGCAATTCACCCTATTCTTTACTTCTCTGTGTACATACCTTGGAAAAAATATATGGTTTTGGTGCATAAGGAAACCCAAGAATGAGGGCTATAATATGTTGATTATCTCTTTGTATAAAATTATCAGAAAGATTTTAGCTGCTCAGAGTCTTAtatgacaaatatcatatacctAAGAGTAAATATAAATCACAGAGGACTTGGCCTTCATTCCCATTCTAAGCACAAAATGAGCACATTGAATCCCCTCTGACTCTCCCTAGAGATGTTCCAAGCATAGATGTCTAGGGATCTCTTCTCAAAGGGTTATTCTCTCTACTTTAATCTTTCAATAAatagctattttgtttttttaatctatttggtAGAACATTTTGCTACATTTAACTAGAAAAGAATATTATGCTGAGCCAGTGATTTCCACTGAAAGATTAAAGAAAGAGTAAGTATGACAATTTTTAAACAATACAGCTCCTATCATTGGAAACTCTTAACAGCTTGTGGATCCAAAGTTTGTCATTGTTTAGagaaatatattaagaaattaaaaaatgataaagtttAAACTGAACCATTTTGACAAGACAAGGTGATTGATTTAACTTgagaaatgtcagagaaaaagaaaacagcaacaaaataaggGCTTTATAAccaccaaaatgaaaaataaagtaccTTGTTAGACTCAAAATAGATCCTGTCTATAAATGGAAGAGAAATTGacagatttttcttaaaatctgCCTCAGCCAAAAATTTCTTAATAATGACTATTTATAGATGCATACAGCAAAACTCTCAGACTCTGGAAcaagatctcctggagttagaatcctggctctgcttgCAACGTGACTATAGTTAAGTTACTTCTTTCTGGTCTCTGGTTTTCCCCTTCTGTAAACATATGATAATAATGAAACCAATCTGATTTGATTGATGTGATGActaaggttaaataaaataatatctgtaAGTGAACAAACTCTATATAAGTgattacacatatacacacacaatcatGGCTACAGAGAATTCTAAATAAGGGTTATAAAGGCATTTTGCAAGAAGCAGAGAGAGACTCTGTGATGTTAAGAATCATAGTCTGGAAACCTCAATCACATATCTAGAATTTTATCCAGTTCTACTGCATGATGACATTTGCCAAAGGATTACTTTTCatccaatttaaaatatattttctttcatggatattgacaagcagattctaaattaacaaaaaagaataaCAGAGGTTCTTGTTCAAGATGGTGGACTAGGAGACCCTGAACTCACCTCTTCCCATGGGCACACCCAATCTATAgctacacagaaaagaaaaccagaaactaGTTGAAGTACTTTTACACATCAAATCAATGAGAAACATTCCACACTGAATCAGGCAGAGAGACCAAGATGCAGTCTGGCCAAACACTCTATTCCCAGCATGGCAACTCACAACTCCCAGCTTCTCACTGAGGAGTAAAGAGTTTAGACTCCACATCTGGCACCCCAACTCTAAAGAATTTCACTTGAGGAACAAGCCCCTAGACATCTAGCTTTGAAAAACAAGGCTTGCATATGTGAGACCTACAAGGCTATGGAGAACTAAAAGAGAGTTCTTAAAAGGCTCATAGGACCTCACTCTGGCTAACTGACACCCTGCTACTCCCCAAAGCtcaaaaaagaagcagcagattGCAATGTGTCCAGTcttaggaaattccctggtggtccagtggttaagatcgaAGTCCTTCACAGAGTGACCCTCTTACGTTCTCATGGGAGGACTAGACATAGGAGGTAAAAACAGCAAAGGAAGCCCCAGGAGACTTTCTTCCatcaaaatgcttttttaaaaaccaagttgTGGAATTCcatggtcgtccagtggttaggtcttggagcttccaatgcagagggtacaggttcaatccctggtcaaggaactaagatcccacatgccatatggaatagtcaaaatacaaaaaacaaaacagacaaaaaaactcCCATATAATGAAATGTGTCCAGTCTTCATGTGAAGGAGatctatttgcttattttaaaggCTTGACCTAAGTGGTAGGCTTCTTATCTAACACACTTCTAGAGGCCAACTACAATACTCTCCATTGACGGAGGCCTTAGCAGACATCATCTCTTTTCTATCCCTCTGCCTCATTCGGATTGCCAATATATCCCAACATCCAGAGGACACCTCTTAACCATTTGACTCTAGTGGCCAGCAGGACTCATGTCTTTTGGCCCCCACAGGTCTGTAACAAACAGAGAAACAATTCTTAACTGGCTATCTCCCCTGAGACAGCACAGAGACATCGACAGAAATACCCAGTCTTTCTGTGAAATAGGACTATTTGTTTCCCTTAAAAGCTACCtgtagcagattcattttgatatttggcaaaactaatacagttatgtaaagttttaaaataaaataaaattaaaaaaaaaaaaaaaagctacagccTAAGAGGCAGGCTTCTCATTTATCACATAGCTAGGGGGCAAGTACGGgaaaagacaatggcaccccactccagtactccttcctgggaaatcccatggacggaggagcctggtaggctatagtccatggggtcgctaagagtcagacacgactgagagacttcactttccctttccactttcatgcattggagaaggaaatggcaacccactccagtgttcttgcctagagaatctcagggacagaggagcctggtgggcttccgtctatggggtcatacagagtcggacatgactgacgcaacttagcaccAGCACCAGCAGCAGGGGGCAAGTACAATCCTTTGTAGAGCTCAGGGAATCCAACGGATGCAATCTTCAGGCTATAGCTCTGCCCTAGCTCAGATCTCTGgtgtttctgagaaaaaaaaaatctttctagtGTTTCAGTTTTTGTTGCTGACACCCAGAGGCCACATAACTCAGATAGCATGCTCTAATGACCAGAGGGGCTTGTGTCTTTGGGCTTACCAGGACAGTCACAAACAAAGAAACTGTTCTTAACTGGCTACCACCCCAGGGCTCAGTGAAGGAGAAGCAAACTTACTTCTTACAGACATCCACTGAAGGATGTCTATAGACATTCATTGAAAACTTCTGCCTGAGAGTCTGGCTTCCAATTATCCTGCATCCAGATGCTGATGGAGACATTTATTATAAATCTCAGTTTTAATATGTCTTCCCTTTTCAACATATACAACAAAGGATTTACCAATAAATTGAGTGCATTTTCTAGCATTTAGATCAGTTGATCTTTTTCCGATGAATAAATTGATATGAGAATATCTGACATATATGATAATAGAACAGccagaatagaaaagaaatagataaatcatTTATTATGTAGTAAGTGCCTACTCTAATCCCTCCCTagatttcttatctctttttagtTCTCTGTAGCatctaattggagaaggcagtggcaccccactccagtactcttgcctagagagtcccatggacggaggagcctggtgagttgcagtccatggggttgctaagagtcagacacgactgagcaactttactttcccttttcactttcatgcacggagaaggaaatggcaacccactccagtgttcttgcctggagaatcccagggacggagtagcctggtgagttgccatctatggggtcgcacagagtcggacacgactgaagcgacttagcagcagcagcagcatctaattACCCTGACATATATACTTATGAATTTGTCCATGTGTAAGATTGTAGAATTTCTTTTGTTCAGTCTTGCTTCCTACACCTACTATGCTGCCTGACACAATATATATTCAATAACTATCTCTTAAATAAGTGAGTAGGTAAATAAAAACTGAGCAAATAATGACACATAGTTGAGCACAGAACATGGTTATGGGGATACAAATTCCTGAGGGAAAATCATGTAGACCATTTATTAGAGTGAAGGGATAAAAATCTTAATCAGAGTCAGATATAAGCCTCATTAATCTCAGTGGTGCTGCCGGCAGTCTTTAAATAACTTGCTCCCGAAGGTTTTCTTCAGCGCCAGCCTCACTTCTTTATTCCTAAGAGTGTATATCAGTGGATTCAGCACTGGAGTGACTGCACTATAGACGATGGCCACCATCCGGTCCTGAGTCATGGAAGTGGCTGAGGCAGGACGAATGTACGTGAAGCCTACAGGTCCATAGAAAAGACACACCACTGTGAAATGGGAGGCACAAGTGGACAAAGCTTTGTGGAGTATTCTGCAGGACTTATGCTTGAGCAGAAGGGAGCAAATGATATACAAGTAGGAGAGAAGCGTCAGGAAGAAAGCTCCCATAGATACGCTGCCTGTGACAACAAAAAGAAGCCATTGGTTGAGCAGCGTGTTACTGCAGGCCAGTTCCAAGAGGGGCTTGACATCACAGAAGAAGTGATTGAGCTCTTGAGAGCGGCAAAAGTTCAGGTGTGCAGTCATGACAGAATGTACCAGAGCGTTAAAGATGCTGGTGATCCAGGCCACGGCTGCCAAAAGAATACATACCTTGGGGCTCATGATGACAGGGTAACGAAGTGGGTTGCAGATGGCAGCGAAGCGATCAAAAGCCATGACAGCCAGTAAGACGGCCTCTGTGCTTCCCAGAAAGTGGAAGAAGTATAGCTGAGTGATACAGCCCAGGAAAGATATGGTCCTGCGAGCGGAGAGGAGGTTTATAAGGACTTTGGGCAATGTCACTGAAGAGTAGCAGATATCCAGACAAGAAAggt containing:
- the LOC102414783 gene encoding olfactory receptor 12D3-like, coding for MENVTTVNEFLLLELTSTQELQPVLFMTLLIIYMIDLFGNGSILVVVISEPRLYSPMYFFLGNLSCLDICYSSVTLPILMANLLSAHKAVSFLGCITQLHFFHFLGCTESILLAIMGFDRFVAICYPLRYTVFMNLKMCILLAAMAWITSFFYALMHSVMTARLNFCHPLKLNHFFCDVKPLLELACGDIRLNQWLIFIVTGSLAMVPCFFTFLSYLYIISFLLFKNHTCRVLHKALSTCASHLMVVSLFYGTVGLTYISPTSATSVIQERHVAVIHTTVTSLLNPLIYTLRNKEVKLALSRVFGRKLKLPKENHWQH
- the LOC102408848 gene encoding olfactory receptor 12D3 translates to MENVTTVNEFLLLGLTSVQQLQPFFFVIFLIIYLINLVGNGAILVIAILEPKLHSPMYFFLGNLSCLDICYSSVTLPKVLINLLSARRTISFLGCITQLYFFHFLGSTEAVLLAVMAFDRFAAICNPLRYPVIMSPKVCILLAAVAWITSIFNALVHSVMTAHLNFCRSQELNHFFCDVKPLLELACSNTLLNQWLLFVVTGSVSMGAFFLTLLSYLYIICSLLLKHKSCRILHKALSTCASHFTVVCLFYGPVGFTYIRPASATSMTQDRMVAIVYSAVTPVLNPLIYTLRNKEVRLALKKTFGSKLFKDCRQHH